One part of the Vitis riparia cultivar Riparia Gloire de Montpellier isolate 1030 chromosome 15, EGFV_Vit.rip_1.0, whole genome shotgun sequence genome encodes these proteins:
- the LOC117932556 gene encoding uncharacterized protein LOC117932556: MQPPILSSPLPREKLYIYLAVSEWAISAVLFRCPSCKEQKPIYYVSIALADVETRYSKVELTALALRSAAQKLRPYFQAHLVAVLTDQPLRNILHKPDLTGRMLQWAIELSEYGIELQPRLSMKDQVMADFVLGYSRRSTQRSGVGLLLQSPTGEHLEQAIRLGFPASNNEAEYEAILSGLDLVLTLSVSRLRIYSDSQLVVRHVQKEYEAKDERMARYLTKVRDTLQQFTEWTIEKIKRTENGRADALASITASLPIKEAILLPIHVQTNPSVTETSTCNTIEANQADGQEWAEDIIRYLRIGTLPEEPKQAHKTRVQYARFSLIRGHLYKRSFTGPYLRCLNHSEALYVLAELHEEVCENHSGGRSLAHRAHSQGYYWPTMKKDTAAYVKKRDKCQRHAPIPHVPSETLKPISGPWPFA, translated from the exons ATGCAACCGCCCATTCTAAGCAGCCCTCTCCCTagagaaaaattgtatatttaCCTGGCTGTATCGGAGTGGGCAATTAGCGCTGTTCTATTCCGATGCCCCTCGTGCAAGGAGCAGAAACCTATTTACTACGTCAGCATAGCGTTGGCGGACGTAGAAACAAGGTATTCAAAGGTGGAGCTAACGGCCTTGGCCCTTCGAAGTGCCGCCCAGAAGCTCCGCCCTTACTTCCAAGCCCACCTAGTGGCCGTGCTAACCGACCAACCCCTTCGCAACATCCTGCACAAGCCGGACTTGACCggaagaatgcttcaatgggccatagagtTGAGCGAATATGGAATCGAGTTGCAACCCAGGTTGTCCATGAAAGACCAAGTGATGGCTGACTTCGTGTTGGGATACTCCCGAAGATCTACCCAAC GATCCGGTGTAGGGCTCCTGCTGCAATCCCCAACAGGAGAACATTTGGAGCAAGCTATCCGACTGGGATTCCCcgcctctaacaatgaagcGGAGTATGAGGCCATCCTATCCGGGTTGGACCTCGTCCTGACTCTATCCGTCTCCAGGCTCCGGATCTATAGTGATTCCCAACTCGTGGTAAGGCACGTCCAGAAGGAATATGAAGCTAAGGATGAGCGCATGGCGCGATATCTGACTAAAGTAAGGGACACCTTACAACAGTTCACCGAATGGACGATCGAAAAAATTAAACGGACTGAAAATGGACGTGCCGACGCCCTCGCAAGCATAACTGCTTCCCTCCCCATCAAAGAAGCCATATTATTGCCTATACATGTGCAAACCAACCCTTCCGTCACGGAAACCTCCACTTGCAATACCATTGAGGCAAACCAAGCTGACGGCCAAGAGTGGGCGGAAGACATAATAAGGTATCTCCGGATAGGCACTCTGCCCGAAGAGCCCAAGCAGGCACATAAGACCCGGGTACAATATGCCCGTTTCAGCCTGATCAGGGGGCACTTGTACAAACGGTCCTTTACAGGTCCCTATCTTAGGTGCCTAAACCACTCAGAGGCCCTGTATGTATTAGCTGAGTTGCATGAGGAGGTATGTGAGAACCATTCCGGAGGTCGATCTCTGGCGCACAGGGCCCATTCGCAAGGGTATTACTGGCCCACGATGAAAAAGGATACGGCAGCCTATGTAAAAAAACGTGACAAGTGTCAAAGGCATGCCCCCATACCACATGTACCGTCGGAGACGTTGAAACCAATTTCAGGCCCCTGGCCCTTTGCGTag